CGAGTACCGATATGATGCTGTCGGTCTTGAAGAGGTGCAAGCCCGCGAGATTCGATCGCAGGTACATGATCATCGAGATCAGGATCTGGTTGACCAGTACTGCCAGCAGCAGCTTCAACATGTCGGCCGTATAGCCGATGATGAAACCGCCCACCATCGTCGCCAGCGTGAAAACGCCTGCGAGCAATACCCGTAACATCACGATACTCGAAAAATGCTTCGACAACAGGTGGTTGTTCTGGGCGATATTCTTGTTGTTGAAATTCGTAATGCCCAGGTCCAGCAGGATGTTCAGCAGGAACGAGAAATTGAAAATGGCATAATAGAAACCGTATTGTTCCGTCCCCACCGCGTTCTGGACTGCGCGGTCGATGCCCAGGATCCAGAACGGCTTGATGAGCAGGTTCAGGGCCAGGACCAGGGCGAGGTTGGTGACGAACTTACGTTGCATACACTAAAAACGGTTGCGAAGGTACGGCATCCCGGCGGGTCAGCCTACCGTACTGCAAGCGGGAAAAATCGATGACCGGTATTCAGTTCGCCGCCAGCGTCGATTTCCGCTGCTGGTAACGGCACAAGCCTTCCTCCAGGAAAGAGAGGTAAGCGGATATGTCGGGTGTGTAACCCCGCGGTTCTGCCAGGATTTTTCCCTGGTGGTCGAGGAGGACATAATAAGGCTGACTGTTGGTGTTGTAGACCGAAGCCTGCAGGTCGCTCCACTTGTTTCCGGTGGTGCGGATCTTTCGCCCGGTGGTCGGGGAGACCGATTGCTGTTCGGTCGGCAAGGGCGTCTTGTCGTCAACGTAGAGCGAGATCAGGACATAATCTTCACCCAGTTTCTTGAGCACTTTCGGATCACTCCAGACGTTGTCTTCCATCTTCCGGCAGTTGACACAACTCCAGCCGGTGAAGTCGATCATGACCGGTTTGTTGTGCTCCTTCGCGTAGCGCATGCCTTCTTCATAATCCTTGAAGCAAAGAATGTCGTGCGGACAATCGCCTTCCTTCCCGGTTTTCCATTCTTTATAGAAATCGGGCGGCGGAAATCCGCTGATCAGCTTCAAGGGCGCTCCCCAGATGCCGGGTACGAGGTATAAGGCGAAGCTCAGGGACAAGAGCGCGAACAGGAGGCGACCGATGCCGACGTGCTGCTGGTCGCTGTCGTGGGAGAGGCGGATCTTTCCGAGCAGGTAGAGACCCAGCATGCCGAAGATCACGATCCACAACACGATGAACAGCTCGCGCTTGAGCAGGCCCCAGTGATAGGCCAGGTCGACGTTGGAGAGAAACTTCAACGCGAGCGCCAATTCGATGAAGCCAAGCGACACTTTCACAGTGTTCAGCCAGCCGCCGGATTTCGGCAAGGAATTCAGCCAGCTCGGAAACAAGGCGAACAAGGCGAAAGGGACCGCAAGCGCGAACGAAAATCCCGTCATGCCCATGAGTGGGCCGAGATAACTGCGGCCGTGCGCGGCTTCCACCAGCAAGGTGCCGATGATTGGGCCGGTACAACTGAACGAGACGAGCGAGAGCGTGAATGCCATGAAGAAGATGCCGATCAGCCCGCCGCGATCACTGGCGGAATCGGCTTTGTTGATGATCCAGCTCGGCAGCGTGATCTCGAACGCGCCGAAAAAGGAGATGGCAAAGACGATGAAGATGATGAAGAACGCCAGGTTGAAAAAAGCGTTACTGGCCAACGCGTTTAACGCGTCGGATCCGAAGGTGACGGTCACCAGCAGCCCGAGCGTGACATAGATCAGGATGATCGAGATCGCGTAGATCAGCGCGTTGCGGACACCCTTCGCCCGGTTGCCGCTGCGCTTGGTAAAAAAACTCACCGTCATCGGGATCATGGGAAACACACAGGGTGTCAGCAGCGCAAGCAGGCCGCCCAGCATGCCCGCGATGAAGATGGTCCAGGGCGTGGAGGCTCCGCCCGCCGGCGGGGTTTCGCCTGCGCCGCATCCTGATTCCAGTTTGCTGTCGGTCGACGCTGGTGCGGTGATGGTGCCGGCTGCCGTATCCATTGCCTGGACGGCAGGTGTGTCGGTCGGTGTAACCGGAACACTTGCCTGCGTTTCGGTTTCGGTATTGGCTTTTCCTTCCTCCGTTTTCGCGCTAACCTTGAATTCAAATTCGTCTTCCTGGAAGATGCAGCTCTCTTTGCAAACCTGGTATTCAATACGTCCTTTGATGACGCAATCGCCGGTCACTTTCACCTTCTGCCGGATCTCCGCCGTGTGATGGAAGATCAGGACCTTCACCATGAACACGGAGTCGTATTCTTCCACCGGTTTGTACTCCACCGCTTTGCCGATCGTCTTGAAGCAATTGCTCTGCTCGTAGGTAATGACCATCGGCAGCGGTCCGCCATCCGGCGTGTAAAGACTGTACATATGCCAGTGCTCGTCCAGTTTGGCGGAAAAGACCAGCGTCTGTTCGCCCGATTTACCCGGCTCGACAGTGAATTTCCATTTCGCCGGTTTCAGGATTTGCGCGTTCGCAGTTGCGCAAAATGCCAGCAGGGAAAGCAGGAGGTAGAGTCTTCTCATAGTTGATTGTCCCGGCAAGGGGAGCAAAATGTACAACGTGCCCCGTGAAGGAATCGTGTACGTGAAAGGCGAAAATAGTAAAATTTCAGGCTTCGAACCAGTCCAAAAGCGTGGCTGTGCTCAGGCTTTCCTGCTCTTTTCCGGTCAAATCATGCGCGATTCGGCCTTCCGCCAGGTGCAGCAGCCGGTCTCCATAGTGCAGTGCGTCCTTCAGGTTGTGGGTCACCATCAGGGCCGTCAAACGGTGTTTCCGGATCAGTTGGTCGGCCAGCCGCATGACCAGACTCGCCGTTCTGGGATCCAGGGCCGCCGTGGGTTCGTCGAGCAGGAGAATACTCGATCGGTCCATTACGGCCATGACCAGCGTCAGGGCTTGCCGCTGCCCGCCCGAAAACGTTCCCATGGGTTGATCCAACTTGCGTTCCAACCCCAGTCCGATCTCTTCGACCGCTTGCTCGACTTTTTTCCGGAACGCCTGATCGGTTCCGATGCGGAAACCCTTGGGCTGTGTGCGCAGTGCCGCGAGTCGAAAGTTCTCCAATAAGCTGAGCTCCGGTGCGGTGCCGGCTAATGGATTCTGGAAAATACGCGCGACCCAACGCGAGCGTTGATGATCGGCCAGGTCGGTAACATCGGTGCCGTCGAAGAGTACCCGGCCGCTTTCCGGCTGTACAGTTCCGGCAATGCAATTGAGCAGGGTGGACTTGCCGGAGCCGTTCGTCCCGATGACCGTTACGAACTGCGCTTCAGGTACGATCAACTCAATGCCGTCGAGCGCGAGTGTTCGTTCGCCCTGTCCGGACGGGAAACTGCAGCGAATATGCTCAAGCCGGATCATCGGGCGGTTTTGAGTTTGGGAAGTGCAATGACGATCAGCACGAACACTGCGACCACAAGCTTCAGCCAAAGCGCGTCAATGCCCATGCTGAGCGCGAACGCCAGCAGCAGTCGGAAGACCAGGCTGCCCGCGATCACCGAAGCCAACTGCCAGCCGATCCTGCTCCGGATGCCGCCGCGCAGTAAACTTTCTCCGATCATCACGGCACCCAGGCCCAGGATCACGATCCCGATGCCCATGTTGATGTCGGCAAATCCCTGTACCTGCACGATCAGATAACCGCTGAGCGCTGTCAATGCGTTCGCGAAGGCGAGCCCGAGTATCTTGCGTCCATCCGTATTCACCCCCAGCGCGCGGATCATGGTTTCGTTGTTACCCGTCGCGCGCATCGATAAACCGAAATCGGTGCGCAGCAGCCAGCGCAAGCCGAACCATAAAGCGGCGACGACGATCGTCAGGACCCAAAGTTGCCGCAGGCTTTCATGGCCGATGGAAGGGAAGAGCAGGGATAAACTATCGGTGCCCAGCAGCGGCACGTTCGGACGACCCAGGATCGCGAGGTTGATGGAGTAGAGGCCCGTCATCACCAGGATGCCGGCCAGCAGCGCGTGTACTTTCAAACGCGTGTGGATCCATCCTGTCGCGGCGCCTGCGAGTCCGCCCGCCACCAGCGCGACCGGTAAGAGCGCAACCGCCGACCAGCCATTCACCAGTCCGATCGCCGTCACCGCTCCGCCCAGCGTAAAACTGCCGTCGGTCGTGATGTCGGGTATCGAAAAGATCCGCATGCTCAGAAACACCCCCAGCGCCATGGCGCCGAATGCGAGACCGAGTACGAGGGCGGTGGTGTAGAACATGAATTAGTTCAGGATACTAGGAAATTAATATGCTATTTAATTGGAGACAGTAAAAGCATTATGTTTGATTTATATAGCATTCTGATCTTAACTGAATGAAATAATTTTCGTTCTCATGGATGCGTTTTGTAAAGGGTTAATTATCGCCTGTGCTCGTTGAAGAATTGTTGGACTTTACAAACCAAGAAGCTACAAATCCTGTAAAGGTGCCAAATAGACCCACGCCAACGGTCATTAGTGCAGCTGCAATTATTCTGCCCTCGGTAGTAATCGGAAATTTATCTCCATATCCAACAGTCGTTATCGTTACATAAGACCACCAAATTGCATCTTCTGCTGTTTTTATATTTGAATTTGGATCATCCTCAAGCTGCAATATTGCAATAGCCGAAAAAATAACCATCAAAAGTGCGATGAGTGCCACAGATGTGAATGCACCTTGAGCTTTATTTCTAAAAATATGCTTAGCGATATGTCTAGTCGATCTGAATGCCCTTAGAATTCTTAGAAGTCTAATTAGTCTAAGTGCCCGGCCGGGTCGTAGGATATCAAGGGTTGGTATACTTGAGATTAAATCGACCCACTCCCACTTTAAATAATCTAATTTATTGTTAGCATGATAAAGACGATAAAAAAATTCAAAAATAAAAAATAAACAAATTGAATTATCTATGTAATTTAATAAACGAGATAATTCTATTGAAATTGGGAAAAATGTACTGAATAATAATGTGCCGAGAACATAGATCGATAAGATAAGGACAATAATATTTAGTGAGTCAATTGATTCGTTTTTTGGTCCTTGTCCACCCATGTGATAAAATCAATTGCTGCTATTGGTTTGTGTTACTACAATTGAAGTCGGAGGTGTTTTCGATGGGCTCTTGCTTTTTACTTTTACTCTTCGAAGTTTAAACTGTTTTACATCATTCAGGTCTATTCGGTCGAATACAATTCTGTCGATTGACTCCTCAATTTCAATTTCAGAAAACTTGCTTTTTGATCTTTTATTCAATGTTCTTCGTAGAAAATTAATCACTGGTTTAGTATAAAGAAGTCCAGCAACATTTTTCGGATCTAAGGCTGATGTCTTAAGCCATAACTTATCTAACCCTTTCTTAATAACAGCTTCTTTGTGCAGAAACTGAATTGTGTCAACTAGTTTTTTATAGTTTTTGGGATCGCATAAGTCAAATGAGAAAATAAGTCGTTTGTCAATTGGTTTTTCAAAAATAATTCTATAGAAGTCAAACTGCTTTCCGTTTGTGAGTAAAGCCCATTCAATTCCTTCATTGGCGCCATAGTTAATCGCCTGTCTAAGATGTTTATCGGAAAGGCTAATCGATAGAGATTTAACTTCTACTAAAAAGTGTCTATTGCCTTTAGTTTGAATTACATAATCAGCATAAGTGCCTCTAATCATGTATTCTGTTTTAACTTCCTCAATCGCCGTAAACCCCAAAACATCTGTTAAAAAGGTGTTTATCATAATTCGGGTGCCGGATTCATCAAGTTCTTCGGGTTGGCTCTTGAGATATTTTTTATAATAGCTCTTAAGCTCATTGAGTAACTTAGTTTTTTTAGATTTGGTTAGCATGTCAGCGCTTGTTGAAGGACGGTATTACTAATAGCGACTTTAAATTTATACAAATAACTGATGTATTGAAAATTAAATTTTGGGTGCTAGTCTGGGGTTGCAACATTCTACTTTTATTCAATTCCTTGGTGTACTTTTGCACTTTCCATTATTGCAAAGCAACGCCGAGGCTTTTTAGTTTCTCCTCATTCACCACCCGCTTCCGCACCTTCAACGCTTCCGGCGTAAGTCCGTCAGCATTTCCCTGCTTCAACATGCGTGCGGCCATCGCGCCGCTTTGGTAGCCCCACTGGTACAGGTCCGCTCCGTAAGCCGCGACGGCCCCGCGTTTCACGAGACCTTCTTCGGAAGTGAACACCGGCACTTTCGCTTCGTCGCAGGCGCGTACGATCACTTCCATGCTGGAAAAGACGGTGTTGTCGGGTAAGGCGAAGAAAGCATCCGGCTTTTCGTTCAGCAAGGCCGCCACGACTAACTGGGTTTCGTTGCTGTTGTTGACCGGACGTTTGATCAAGGTCCAGCCCTGCGCTTTACATACGCTCTCGATGCGTTCCAGCGCGTCCATCGACTGCGGTTCCGACTGATTGTAGGTCGTCGCAATGCGCTTCGCCTCTGGCAGGATTTCTTTGATCAGCAGGACGGAGGTGTCGATATATTCCAGGGTCTCGTAGGTACCATAGAGATTGGCGGGCCAATTCCCTTGCGCATCCGCCAGTCCGGCGATATCGGGTCGTGGACTCACCATCATGAAAACGGGAATAACCTTCGTTCGCTGTACCGCCGTGATCGTGCTGAGTGTCGGATTGGTTGCGATCAGGTCCGGTTGTTTGGAGAGGATGTAATCGCAGGCCTGCAGCAGCGTCGGTTGATCGTTCTGCGCATTGCGATAGATCACCTCCAGTGTGCCGTCGGTGGCGGAGAAGCCACTGTCTTTCAGCGCCACAAAGAACCCCTTCTTGGCTTCCGCCAGCGTAGCGTCTTCGAGCAGGTCTAAAAAGCCGACGACCGGAACAGATTTTCCGGAATTGTTCTTCGTGGAAGGTTGACAGGAAAAGAGAAATAGCGCCAGGAGAAATGCTCCCGGTAACAGTCGTCGGATCATACCGCAAGGTAACAGAATCCGTCCGCTTAAGTTCAGTAAGCGGACCTTACCAGGAGCCGCCGGCGCCACCGCCGCCTGAACCTCCACCGCCAAAGCCACCGAATCCTCCACCGCCGAATCCGCCGCCACCCCAGCCGCTTCCGCCGGAGAAATTTCCCCAGGAACCGCGACTGCGATTCGCGGCAGCATTGAGCAGGGTCCAGGCCGCCCAGAAGGCGAGGTTGTTCCGGCTCGCATAACGGGATACTCTGCGGACGTTGGCAATGACGCTGATGAAGACGATTAATATGAACAACAGCACGAAGAACCAGGGGAACTGCTTCGCCTGTTTGCCTTTCTTCATGTAAGCGTCGGCCGTGAATTCACCGCTGACGATCGACATGATCGAATTGGTGCCTTGTTCGAGGCCGCCGTAAAAACTCCCGGCCTTGAAATTCGGAACGATGTCCTGATCGACGATCCGTTTACAAAGGATGTCGGGAAGTACACCTTCTATTCCGTAACCGGTCGTGATGAAGACCTTGCGATCATCCTTTGCAACGAGCACCAGGACGCCGTTGTTCTTGTCCTGCCGGCCGATCTTCCAGCGGTTGAACAGTTGAACGCTGTAATCGGCGATGTCGTAGTTGCCGACCGAGCTGATGATGACCACGGCGATCTGCGTGCTCGTCGAATCGTCGAACGCGACCAGTTTGCGTTCCAGTGCGTCCCGCTCGCCGGGAGCGAGGGTGCCGGTGTAGTCGCTCACCAGCGTATTCGCCCGTGCAGGGAAATCCTCGTCTTGTCCCGTCGCAAGGAAGGGCAGAAGCAGGAGCAGGAATCCCAGGATTCGTTTCATCGCGGATGTCGGTCCTTCAGTTTGCCGCCATAGACGATCTCGTCGGGCAGCTCGTTCTTGTCATCGTGTTTGCGCGGGAAGTGTTCCGCCAGGGCTGCGCCCGCGCGTTCGATGCCATTGGACAGCCCGGCCACGAATTCTCCCAGCGCGAAGCGGTGTTCCATCTCCAGCTTGATCGAATGCCAGAAATCCTCCGGCACCTTTCGGTTGATGCCCGCGTCGCCCAGGATGGCGAATTGTCGTGCTTCCAGGGCCAGGTAAAAAAGGACGCCGTTCCGCTCCGCCGTGCGGTCCATTTTCAATTCATGAAAGATGTAGGAGGCGCGATCGAGTACGTTCTCGCCGCATACATCTTCCACAAACAGTCGGATCTCGCCGGAGGTCAGTCGCTCGGCCGCCCCAATGGCGTCGAGGATCTGCCGGTGCTCGGCATCGGTGAAGCGTCCGTCGGAGGCCATCAGAATTTCACTTCCGGAGCTTTCTCGGCGCCTTTGTCAGCTTCGAAGTACGGACGGTCCTTGAAGCCGAACAGGTTGGCGAGGATCACCCGGGGAAACTTCGCACGGGAAATGTTATAATCACGGGCAGCCTCGTTGTACTGACGACGCGCTTCGTTGATCCGGTTTTCGGTGCCCTCCAACTGCGCCTGCAGGTCGGTAAAGTTCTGCACCGCGCGCAGTTGCGGGTAGTTTTCAGCTACGGCAAGGAGTCGGCCGAGTGCTCCGCCCAACTGGGCCTGAGCTTGCTGGAACTCCTGGAGTTTTTCCGGGGTCAGGTTGTTCGGATCGATCTTGATGCTGGTCGCGTTCGCGCGCGCCTGCGTCACCGCTTCGAGGGTGGACTTTTCAAAGTCGGCTGCACCCTTGACGGTTGCTACCAGGTTCGGGATAAGGTCGGAACGACGCTGGTATTGCGTCTCGACATTCGCCCAGGCTTTGTTCACGCCTTCGCGCGAGCTGACAAGTCCGTTGTAGCCGCCAACGCCCCAGAGGACAAGCAGGCCAAGGATGATCCAAATAAGATACTTTTTCATGGTTTAGGTGTGTGAAGTTTCGAGCGGTTAAATTTTGTCCGACTCCAACAAGGAGGAATGACGAACAGCCTGCAAAGTTATTGCAAACTACGTTAACTATTCGTTAATCCTACAGGAGAAAGCTGAAATCACAAGCCGCCGCCCAGTCGGAAGCCGACAGTCAGGTACCAGTACTCGTAGCGCGGGTGCAATTCGTTCAGGTTCCGATCGTAGTATGTCACGTCAAAGGCGTCGGAGAGTCCCAGGGAACGGCCCGCCTCCACGGTGAAACGGTAAATGTCGGCGCCCAGCCCGGTTTCGAAGTTGAAACTGTTGTCGCGGTAGATACTCAGGTCGGTATCGCCTTCCTTGACCGTATACGAGAAATGGTAGTCGAATGAAACGCCCGCGTTGAGCCGCAGCCGGAACAAGGGTTTGCGGATCAGGTCGGCCCCGATCAGCGTCTTTACCTTCGCTGCGTTCCTGTAAACAAGCAGGTCACCGCCGCTCACGACCGTATCCGGCTTGGTCAGCGTCCCGCCTTGCATGAAGAACAAACCCGGCTGGAAATACACCCTGTTTCCGATCCGGAAATCGATACCGCCAAAGAACCCGGCACGGCGATCGACATCAATGCCGTCCCCCAAATCACGCAGAGCCTGCAAAGTCATGCCCACCTGCGGGTTTACGGCCATCTGGGCGGAGGAGGAAAGCGCCAGTAGCAGCGACAATGAAAGAAAAAGAGAGCGGAAGAGGTTGCTATTCATGACAGTGGCATAGATGTACTAGTTTAACTGTTTTCTGAACTCAATATTGTCCAAAAATTAGTAAAGCAGGACGGAAGTCAAATTCAATTTTTAGTGAGGCCCAAATAGTGAGTAAAATGAAGTTTCAGAGGTTTATTCAGTGGTGGGAGGATTGTGAAGCAGTGGGTTTGTGCTTTTTATTAGTAAGTCTCCGGAAGTTCAGACTTCGCTCTCCGAAGTTAATGAGTAATCCGACTTCCAGGTTGTATGCTTCGAGATAATTCATCGCCTGGTTGATGTGATAATTGTCGAACTTGGTAGTTGCCTTGAATTCGACGGCAATTATTCCCTCGACAAGGAAATCGACCCTCCTTGTCCCAATCCTACGCCCCTTGTAGTGGATGGGCATTTCCTTTTCTCGTTCGAAATGAATTTCATCCAAACGCATTTCAATTCCCATGGCCCGTTGATAGATCACCTCCTGAAAACCGTTCCCCAATGCGGAATGCACAGCCATCGCGCATTTGATGATTCTCCCGGTAAGGGCAGCGTATTTAAAAGTGTAGGTTAGTTGTTCCTCTTTCTGCATGAACTAGGATACTGTAAAGCGACTCTTGATTTCTGAAGCGCTCGTACTGCCTGCATGGTTCGAATGCAAATTTAATGTTGCCCTTAGATCAATTGATTCATGAAGAGTATGCGAATGATATACAGATGGCTGATGTATTGAAAGCAGATGAATTTCAAAACAACCAGCATAAAAGATATATCCTGTATTATGGTTAGTGCAATAAGTATATCTTACTGAATGATCCGGAGACAATTTATTGCGGTATTTCAAAACAGAACGCTGGTTACCTCAGCGTGATTGTGCTTCAAATATTCACGGAATCCCCAAACCCCAAGAATCACCCGAATCCCAGTCACATGGGTGGAGCACGACGAAAAGCCGAATTGAAAAAATAGTCTTGTTACTTCAAATATTCGCAGAATCCCCAAACCCCAAAAATCACCCGAATCCCAGCCAAATGGGTGGAGTACGACGAAAAGCCGAAATGAAAAAATAGTCTTGTTGCTTCAAATATTCGCAGAATCCCAAACCCCAAAAATCTCCCGAATCCCAGTCATAGGGGTGGAGTACAACGAAAAGCCGAAATGAAAAAATAGTCCTGTTACTTCAAATATTCGCGGAATCCCCAAACCCCAAAAATCACCCGAATCCCAGTCATAGGGGTGGAGTACGACGAAAAGCCTAATTGAAAAAATAGTCTTGATACTTCAAATATTCGCAGAATCCCCAAACCCCAAAAATCACCCGAATCCCAGTCACATGGGTGGAGCACGACGAAAAGCCGAATTGAAAAAATAGTCTTGTTACTTCAAATATTCGCAGAATCCCCAAACCCCAAAAATCACCCGAATCCCAGCCAAATGGGTGGAGTACGACGAAAAGCCGAAATGAAAAAATAGTCTTGTTGCTTCAAATATTCGCAGAATCCCAAACCCCAAAAATCTCCCGAATCCCAGTCAAATGGGTGGAGTACGACGAAAAGCCGAATTGAAACAATAGTCTTGATACTTCAAATATTCGCAGAATCCCAAACCCCAAAAATCTCCCGAATCCCAGTCAAATGGGTGGAGTACGACGAAAAGCCGAATTGAAACAATAGTCTTGATACTTCAAATATTCGCGGAATCCCCAAACCCCAAAAATCTCCCGAATCCCAGTCAAATGGGTGGAGTACGACGAAAAGCCTAATTGAAAAAATAGTCTTGTTACTTCAAATATTCGCAGAATCCCCAACCCTCAAAAATCACCCGAATCCCAGTCACATGGGTGGAGTACG
This genomic stretch from Bacteroidota bacterium harbors:
- a CDS encoding GxxExxY protein, coding for MQKEEQLTYTFKYAALTGRIIKCAMAVHSALGNGFQEVIYQRAMGIEMRLDEIHFEREKEMPIHYKGRRIGTRRVDFLVEGIIAVEFKATTKFDNYHINQAMNYLEAYNLEVGLLINFGERSLNFRRLTNKKHKPTASQSSHH
- a CDS encoding thioredoxin family protein produces the protein MRRLYLLLSLLAFCATANAQILKPAKWKFTVEPGKSGEQTLVFSAKLDEHWHMYSLYTPDGGPLPMVITYEQSNCFKTIGKAVEYKPVEEYDSVFMVKVLIFHHTAEIRQKVKVTGDCVIKGRIEYQVCKESCIFQEDEFEFKVSAKTEEGKANTETETQASVPVTPTDTPAVQAMDTAAGTITAPASTDSKLESGCGAGETPPAGGASTPWTIFIAGMLGGLLALLTPCVFPMIPMTVSFFTKRSGNRAKGVRNALIYAISIILIYVTLGLLVTVTFGSDALNALASNAFFNLAFFIIFIVFAISFFGAFEITLPSWIINKADSASDRGGLIGIFFMAFTLSLVSFSCTGPIIGTLLVEAAHGRSYLGPLMGMTGFSFALAVPFALFALFPSWLNSLPKSGGWLNTVKVSLGFIELALALKFLSNVDLAYHWGLLKRELFIVLWIVIFGMLGLYLLGKIRLSHDSDQQHVGIGRLLFALLSLSFALYLVPGIWGAPLKLISGFPPPDFYKEWKTGKEGDCPHDILCFKDYEEGMRYAKEHNKPVMIDFTGWSCVNCRKMEDNVWSDPKVLKKLGEDYVLISLYVDDKTPLPTEQQSVSPTTGRKIRTTGNKWSDLQASVYNTNSQPYYVLLDHQGKILAEPRGYTPDISAYLSFLEEGLCRYQQRKSTLAAN
- a CDS encoding TPM domain-containing protein, translating into MASDGRFTDAEHRQILDAIGAAERLTSGEIRLFVEDVCGENVLDRASYIFHELKMDRTAERNGVLFYLALEARQFAILGDAGINRKVPEDFWHSIKLEMEHRFALGEFVAGLSNGIERAGAALAEHFPRKHDDKNELPDEIVYGGKLKDRHPR
- a CDS encoding PorT family protein, which gives rise to MNSNLFRSLFLSLSLLLALSSSAQMAVNPQVGMTLQALRDLGDGIDVDRRAGFFGGIDFRIGNRVYFQPGLFFMQGGTLTKPDTVVSGGDLLVYRNAAKVKTLIGADLIRKPLFRLRLNAGVSFDYHFSYTVKEGDTDLSIYRDNSFNFETGLGADIYRFTVEAGRSLGLSDAFDVTYYDRNLNELHPRYEYWYLTVGFRLGGGL
- a CDS encoding TPM domain-containing protein, whose amino-acid sequence is MKRILGFLLLLLPFLATGQDEDFPARANTLVSDYTGTLAPGERDALERKLVAFDDSTSTQIAVVIISSVGNYDIADYSVQLFNRWKIGRQDKNNGVLVLVAKDDRKVFITTGYGIEGVLPDILCKRIVDQDIVPNFKAGSFYGGLEQGTNSIMSIVSGEFTADAYMKKGKQAKQFPWFFVLLFILIVFISVIANVRRVSRYASRNNLAFWAAWTLLNAAANRSRGSWGNFSGGSGWGGGGFGGGGFGGFGGGGSGGGGAGGSW
- a CDS encoding LemA family protein; its protein translation is MKKYLIWIILGLLVLWGVGGYNGLVSSREGVNKAWANVETQYQRRSDLIPNLVATVKGAADFEKSTLEAVTQARANATSIKIDPNNLTPEKLQEFQQAQAQLGGALGRLLAVAENYPQLRAVQNFTDLQAQLEGTENRINEARRQYNEAARDYNISRAKFPRVILANLFGFKDRPYFEADKGAEKAPEVKF
- a CDS encoding ATP-binding cassette domain-containing protein, which encodes MIRLEHIRCSFPSGQGERTLALDGIELIVPEAQFVTVIGTNGSGKSTLLNCIAGTVQPESGRVLFDGTDVTDLADHQRSRWVARIFQNPLAGTAPELSLLENFRLAALRTQPKGFRIGTDQAFRKKVEQAVEEIGLGLERKLDQPMGTFSGGQRQALTLVMAVMDRSSILLLDEPTAALDPRTASLVMRLADQLIRKHRLTALMVTHNLKDALHYGDRLLHLAEGRIAHDLTGKEQESLSTATLLDWFEA
- a CDS encoding type I restriction enzyme HsdR N-terminal domain-containing protein, whose translation is MLTKSKKTKLLNELKSYYKKYLKSQPEELDESGTRIMINTFLTDVLGFTAIEEVKTEYMIRGTYADYVIQTKGNRHFLVEVKSLSISLSDKHLRQAINYGANEGIEWALLTNGKQFDFYRIIFEKPIDKRLIFSFDLCDPKNYKKLVDTIQFLHKEAVIKKGLDKLWLKTSALDPKNVAGLLYTKPVINFLRRTLNKRSKSKFSEIEIEESIDRIVFDRIDLNDVKQFKLRRVKVKSKSPSKTPPTSIVVTQTNSSN
- a CDS encoding ABC transporter substrate-binding protein is translated as MIRRLLPGAFLLALFLFSCQPSTKNNSGKSVPVVGFLDLLEDATLAEAKKGFFVALKDSGFSATDGTLEVIYRNAQNDQPTLLQACDYILSKQPDLIATNPTLSTITAVQRTKVIPVFMMVSPRPDIAGLADAQGNWPANLYGTYETLEYIDTSVLLIKEILPEAKRIATTYNQSEPQSMDALERIESVCKAQGWTLIKRPVNNSNETQLVVAALLNEKPDAFFALPDNTVFSSMEVIVRACDEAKVPVFTSEEGLVKRGAVAAYGADLYQWGYQSGAMAARMLKQGNADGLTPEALKVRKRVVNEEKLKSLGVALQ
- a CDS encoding ABC transporter permease, which produces MFYTTALVLGLAFGAMALGVFLSMRIFSIPDITTDGSFTLGGAVTAIGLVNGWSAVALLPVALVAGGLAGAATGWIHTRLKVHALLAGILVMTGLYSINLAILGRPNVPLLGTDSLSLLFPSIGHESLRQLWVLTIVVAALWFGLRWLLRTDFGLSMRATGNNETMIRALGVNTDGRKILGLAFANALTALSGYLIVQVQGFADINMGIGIVILGLGAVMIGESLLRGGIRSRIGWQLASVIAGSLVFRLLLAFALSMGIDALWLKLVVAVFVLIVIALPKLKTAR
- a CDS encoding potassium channel family protein, with product MIVLILSIYVLGTLLFSTFFPISIELSRLLNYIDNSICLFFIFEFFYRLYHANNKLDYLKWEWVDLISSIPTLDILRPGRALRLIRLLRILRAFRSTRHIAKHIFRNKAQGAFTSVALIALLMVIFSAIAILQLEDDPNSNIKTAEDAIWWSYVTITTVGYGDKFPITTEGRIIAAALMTVGVGLFGTFTGFVASWFVKSNNSSTSTGDN